One stretch of Centroberyx gerrardi isolate f3 chromosome 13, fCenGer3.hap1.cur.20231027, whole genome shotgun sequence DNA includes these proteins:
- the LOC139910222 gene encoding uncharacterized protein LOC139910222, giving the protein MTNYKAFHSQLTSIMEALTKAAVAEICELVDDSYAVLQLEISRSHKENDALRRKLELIETIIARGHRGNIAMLDYNGQEAGGLVDFTVERALSTGFGAKQPKASLKKSGRVLAVEAATEMMSPVPTEVNLPLTVEEPNDPDVVLIKEETAGEEASGDGAADELLLNEDGTEVQQIADDCEEGPSGMIIAATAASMRQWEQNSDGASEQLEPRESHSESGSPGPAGGADNDSSEVVFDLASESDSEAPSVTLTRKPFLLGSGGSPTSLPGTFDLKRGVSMISSLPYDMELEMCSSWNNQGLPSMVPVPRRPYLKPDHRAPHLDKVSDLNAAGFPLALGLGVSKMDPLDLNRYCRDRRFICSYCGKCFTSSRSLETHVRVHTGERPYSCAQCGKRFTQSGHLKTHQSVHTGERPFACEHCGKRFAGKQNLRIHQQKHHPADQGAAPVRGSNTARVEGSSPTAAGRAENVEFESSSVRQRSGAAVNMNGKALHEQLSIIMGALTKAAVAEICEVVDEGYAVLQMEITRSHKENEDLKKKLHLIESIIVRGNSGKAAAEAPVPGVEDTQADGSRQQDGEGGGGATAGGDEEATVTVRELPDVVLIKDEDSDSNDTFDEGTRTSADAASSQIRSMKRHWPGSEEGVCQAERKKSSEQNTLRSPARLSGRSQKKPVPQYTLDSPGSEPGCSGQLDDEKEAGESVGSYSSQIDPDVHLVHQECPLVPAMSSANRQAAYFGSHGGSDALMESQSPTNKGELDLSLTWTKQSKSHMAFAQFHQNESIDSDAFGLKLISVSGSTSTDCQLSESSNSGFEFEDADMMNFGLYRDPSGRPQHCNGQMSDGAKGKRFICSICSKTYATSQNLDVHMRIHTGERPFSCGQCGKKFTQSAHLKSHLSVHSGERPYSCALCSKSFIVKYSLKLHMRKCHSTLASIMEVLANTAMAEICELVDSGYSVLQLEISRSRKENEVLRRKLRLMELKAARATALRAAGTTSSFLASSRARVQQQQQQQQPAQPGEVVLPRVSAQVPPPCGDTGPPGDTGQDTTHRQQPAAAEPATLKTPLVKVEKDEEAWTHTEQDKGFSHAVDGQPGESRTETEAPPPATKQEVSEPDGSGSCSWAGGEVNATVALISANLTANKRLENTAGQPEPLGFDCMMYEPPLQHGSCTTQNPLSEDPGCSYSLNTSVSVSAPSDTGSGFSFAVSEATRPSAEQQQPAVFPDSRQRAPLPADEPQISVRKEIAPVPNAFIMREGWRSQDGLNGGGGNYNRDDGAKSFVCSCCGKTLACLKNLKTHMRVHTGEKPFGCALCGKRFSDSSNLKRHQSVHTGEKRYSCVHCGKRFAQSGSLKVHMTVHTGVKQFRCLHCGKTFISANHLRRHISVHDGEKRLPPAFQ; this is encoded by the exons GTGAATTTGCCATTAACTGTAGAGGAACCGAATGATCCGGATGTTGTTTTGATTAAGGAGGAAACggcaggagaggaggcgagCGGCGACGGAGCCGCCGACGAGCTGCTGCTCAACGAGGACG GAACGGAGGTGCAGCAGATAGCGGACGACTGTGAAGAAGGGCCGTCTGGAATGATAATCGCCGCCACAGCTGCCAGCATGAGGCAGTGGGAGCAGAACAGCGATGGAGCGTCGGAGCAACTCGAGCCTCGAGAATCTCACAGCGAGTCGGGGTCTCCCGGCCCAGCAGGGGGCGCCGACAACGACTCGTCAGAGGTCGTGTTTGACTTGGCCTCAGAATCGGACTCCGAAGCGCCCTCCGTCACTTTGACGCGAAAGCCGTTTCTCCTCGGCTCGGGGGGAAGTCCCACATCCCTCCCCGGGACCTTTGACCTGAAACGGGGCGTGTCGATGATCAGTTCCCTCCCCTACGACATGGAGCTGGAGATGTGTTCGTCGTGGAACAACCAGGGCCTGCCCAGCATGGTGCCTGTCCCGCGCCGGCCGTACCTCAAACCGGACCACCGGGCGCCGCACCTGGACAAAGTGTCCGACCTGAACGCGGCCGGCTTTCCTTTGGCTTTGGGCCTCGGCGTTTCCAAGATGGACCCGCTGGACCTGAACAGGTACTGCAGGGACAGGCGCTTCATCTGCAGCTACTGCGGCAAATGCTTCACGTCGTCACGGAGCCTGGAGACGCACGTGCGTGTGCACACGGGGGAGCGCCCGTACAGCTGCGCTCAGTGCGGGAAGCGCTTCACGCAGTCGGGTCACCTGAAGACGCACCAGAGCGtccacaccggggagcggccgtTCGCCTGCGAGCATTGCGGCAAGCGGTTCGCCGGGAAGCAGAACCTGAGGATACATCAGCAGAAACACCATCCTGCCGACCAGGGAGCGGCTCCTGT gcgaggCTCGAACACTGCCAGGGTCGAGGGGTCCAGTCCCACTGCGGCCGGACGCGCCGAAAac GTGGAGTTTGAGTCCAGTTCGGTTCGTCAGAGAAGCGGAGCGGCCGTTAATATGAACGGCAAGGCTTTACACGAGCAGCTGTCCATCATCATGGGGGCGTTGACCAAAGCGGCCGTGGCGGAGATCTGCGAAGTCGTCGATGAAGGTTATGCGGTTCTGCAGATGGAAATAACGAGGAGTCACAAGGAAAACGAGGACTTGAAGAAGAAACTGCACCTCATCGAGTCCATCATCGTGCGGGGGAACAGCGGGAAAGCGGCCGCCGAGGCCCCGGTCCCCGGTGTGGAGGACACCCAGGCGGATGGTAGCAGGCAGCAGgacggggagggaggaggaggagcgaccGCCGGAGGAGACGAAGAAGCTACGGTTACTGTCCGAGAG CTTCCAGATGTGGTGCTGATCAAGGATGAAGACTCAGACAGTAATGACACCTTTGATGAAG gCACCAGGACTTCTGCAGATGCCGCTTCATCACAGATCAGGAGCATGAAGAGACACTGGCCGGGAAGTGAGGAGGGCGTCTGCCAGGCCGAGAGGAAGAAATCCTCTGAGCAGAACACACTGAGAAGTCCAGCCAGACTCAGCGGCAGGTCGCAGAAGAAGCCGGTTCCCCAGTACACGCTGGACTCTCCCGGCAGCGAGCCCGGGTGTTCCGGCCAGCTGGACGACGAGAAGGAGGCCGGGGAGTCGGTCGGCTCCTACTCCTCGCAGATCGACCCGGACGTGCATCTGGTCCACCAGGAATGCCCGCTGGTTCCTGCGATGTCGAGCGCAAACAGACAGGCGGCGTATTTCGGAAGTCACGGAGGCTCCGACGCCCTGATGGAGTCTCAGTCTCCCACAAACAAaggagagctggacctgagtttGACCTGGACCAAACAATCCAAAAGCCACATGGCTTTCGCTCAGTTTCACCAGAACGAAAGCATCGACAGCGACGCGTTCGGACTGAAGCTGATAAGCGTCTCGGGCTCGACTTCCACTGACTGCCAACTGTCCGAAAGCAGCAACTCTGGGTTTGAGTTCGAGGACGCGGACATGATGAACTTTGGCCTCTACAGGGACCCGTCCGGCCGGCCGCAGCACTGCAACGGCCAGATGAGCGACGGCGCCAAAGGGAAGCGCTTCATTTGTTCCATCTGCAGTAAGACTTACGCCACGTCGCAAAACCTGGACGTTCACATGCGGATTCACACGGGGGAAAGGCCGTTCAGCTGCGGCCAGTGCGGCAAGAAGTTCACCCAGTCGGCTCACCTCAAGTCGCACCTGAGCGTCCACTCCGGAGAACGGCCGTACTCCTGCGCACTCTGCTCCAAAAGCTTCATCGTGAAATACAGTCTCAAGTTACACATGAGGAAATGCCACTCCACC CTcgcctccatcatggaggtgcTGGCCAACACCGCCATGGCTGAGATCTGCGAGCTCGTGGACAGCGGCTACTCGGTGCTGCAGCTGGAGATCTCGCGGAGCCGGAAGGAGAACGAGGTGCTGCGGAGGAAACTGCGGCTCATGGAGCTCAAAGCCGCCCGCGCGACCGCCCTGCGAGCCGCGGGAACGACCAGCTCCTTCCTCGCGAGCAGCCGCGCTCgagttcagcagcagcagcagcagcagcagcccgcTCAACCGG GTGAGGTGGTGCTGCCCCGAGTGTCGGCCCAGGTCCCGCCGCCATGCGGAGACACCGGGCCGCCTGGAGACACAGGACAAGACAcgacacacagacag cagccCGCTGCAGCAGAACCGGCGACGCTGAAAACCCCGCTTGTCAAAGTGGAGAAGGATGAAGAGGCGTGGACACACACTGAGCAGGACA aaggCTTTTCCCATGCTGTTGATGGACAGCCCGGGGAATCCAGAACAGAGACAGAAGCTCCTCCCCCGGCGACCAAACAGGAAGTGTCGGAGCCGGACGGCAGCGGCTCTTGCTCATGGGCGGGTGGAGAAGTCAACGCCACCGTCGCGTTGATATCTGCAAACCTGACCGCCAACAAGAGACTAGAAAACACCGCAGGGCAGCCAGAGCCACTCGGCTTTGACTGTATGATGTACGAGCCGCCGCTCCAACATGGCTCCTGCACTACCCAGAATCCTTTGAGCGAGGATCCTGGCTGCTCTTATTCATTGAATACGAGCGTCAGCGTTTCAGCTCCCTCCGACACAGGCAGCGGCTTCAGTTTTGCGGTCAGTGAAGCGACCCGACcttcagcagagcagcagcagcctgcagtgtTCCCCGACAGCAGGCAGAGGGCGCCGCTGCCCGCGGACGAACCCCAAATCTCCGTCAGGAAAGAGATAGCGCCCGTACCGAACGCTTTCATAATGAGGGAGGGTTGGCGGTCCCAGGACGGCTTGAACGGCGGCGGCGGTAACTACAACCGAGACGACGGGGCGAAGTCGTTCGTCTGCAGCTGCTGCGGAAAGACTCTGGCCTGCCTGAAGAACCTGAAGACGCACATGAGGGTTCACACGGGCGAGAAGCCGTTCGGCTGCGCGCTGTGCGGCAAGCGCTTCTCCGACTCCAGCAACCTGAAGCGCCACCAGAGCGTCCACACCGGGGAGAAGCGCTACAGCTGCGTCCACTGCGGCAAGCGCTTCGCCCAGTCGGGGTCGCTCAAGGTGCACATGACGGTGCACACCGGCGTCAAGCAGTTCAGGTGTCTGCACTGCGGCAAGACCTTCATCTCCGCCAACCACCTGCGGCGCCACATCAGCGTCCACGACGGAGAGAAACGCCTACCTCCCGCCTTCCAGTGA